One Streptomyces sp. P9-A2 DNA window includes the following coding sequences:
- a CDS encoding ABC transporter permease — protein sequence MPEQLLLAKDPQPHSGPPGPSDPSGRPGAGKDRGTGSPSAARNRRVLLRAARTAGPWVVPVLVLVVWQWTAAVGILPPSILPAPEAVWRAGADLAATGELQFHILTSLRRILQGFALGAATGLILGFLVGMSKVTEILLDRSLQMVRTIPHLALVPLMIAWFGIGEEPKILLVALGTFFPIYLNTVTGIRGVDPKLLQLGRSYGLGRWSLVRDIAVPGAMPTILSGIRYSLGVAWMTLVIAETISASDGIGYLAQNARELLRTDQIVLAIVLYALAGLLADLLTRLIERKVLRWHPNYRPRANQ from the coding sequence ATGCCCGAGCAGCTGCTGCTCGCCAAGGACCCGCAACCGCACTCCGGCCCGCCCGGTCCGTCCGACCCGTCCGGCCGGCCCGGCGCCGGAAAGGACCGGGGGACCGGGTCGCCCTCCGCCGCCCGCAACCGCCGGGTGCTGCTGCGTGCCGCCCGCACGGCCGGCCCCTGGGTCGTCCCCGTGCTGGTCCTGGTGGTGTGGCAGTGGACCGCCGCGGTCGGCATCCTGCCGCCGTCCATCCTTCCCGCTCCGGAGGCGGTGTGGCGGGCGGGAGCCGATCTGGCCGCCACCGGGGAACTCCAGTTCCACATCCTCACCAGTCTCCGGCGCATCCTCCAGGGCTTCGCCCTCGGCGCGGCCACCGGCCTGATCCTCGGGTTCCTGGTCGGCATGTCCAAGGTGACCGAGATCCTCCTCGACCGCTCCCTGCAGATGGTGCGCACCATCCCGCACCTGGCGCTGGTGCCACTGATGATCGCCTGGTTCGGGATCGGCGAGGAGCCCAAGATCCTGCTCGTGGCACTGGGCACCTTCTTCCCCATCTACCTGAACACCGTGACCGGCATCCGCGGCGTCGACCCCAAGCTGCTGCAGCTCGGCCGCTCCTACGGACTGGGGCGGTGGAGCCTGGTGCGCGACATCGCCGTCCCCGGGGCGATGCCCACCATCCTCTCCGGTATCCGGTACTCCCTCGGCGTCGCCTGGATGACCCTCGTGATCGCCGAGACCATCTCGGCCAGCGACGGCATCGGCTATCTCGCCCAGAACGCCCGCGAGTTGCTGCGCACCGACCAGATCGTCCTCGCCATCGTGCTGTACGCACTGGCCGGTCTGCTCGCCGACCTGCTGACCCGGCTCATCGAAAGGAAGGTGCTGCGGTGGCACCCGAACTACCGTCCCAGGGCGAACCAGTGA
- a CDS encoding ABC transporter ATP-binding protein, translating to MAPELPSQGEPVTPARTGARLALEGLGRQYDGRWVLENLDLEIESGSFVSFLGPSGAGKSTLLRIIAGLEKPSAGTVGLQGEGPQPPMVRMMFQEDRMLPWRSVEDNVLLGVKGRRDEARALLEAVGLGDRGGAWPAELSGGQRQRVALARALLHHPELLLLDEPFGALDAITRIAMQQLLERLWLEQPRTVLLVTHDVEEALVLSDRVLVLADGAVGRDLRIDLPRGERRGHPRLVAWKEELLQGLLAPHAAAPADV from the coding sequence GTGGCACCCGAACTACCGTCCCAGGGCGAACCAGTGACCCCGGCGCGGACAGGTGCCCGGCTCGCCCTGGAAGGCCTGGGCCGGCAGTACGACGGCCGGTGGGTCCTGGAGAACCTCGACCTGGAGATCGAATCCGGCTCGTTCGTCTCCTTCCTCGGCCCCAGTGGCGCGGGGAAGAGCACCCTGCTGCGGATCATCGCCGGACTCGAGAAGCCGAGCGCGGGAACCGTCGGACTCCAGGGAGAAGGTCCGCAGCCGCCCATGGTGCGGATGATGTTCCAGGAAGACCGGATGCTGCCCTGGCGCTCGGTCGAGGACAACGTGCTGCTGGGGGTCAAGGGCCGCCGGGACGAGGCGCGCGCACTGCTGGAGGCGGTGGGCCTGGGCGACCGCGGCGGCGCCTGGCCGGCCGAGCTCTCCGGCGGGCAGCGACAGCGCGTCGCCCTGGCCCGCGCCCTGCTCCACCACCCCGAACTCCTGCTCCTGGACGAGCCCTTCGGAGCTCTGGACGCGATCACCCGGATCGCCATGCAGCAGCTCCTGGAACGCCTGTGGCTGGAGCAGCCGCGCACCGTCCTGCTGGTGACGCACGACGTGGAGGAGGCGCTCGTGCTCTCCGACCGCGTCCTGGTCCTGGCCGACGGCGCCGTCGGCCGCGACCTGCGCATCGACCTGCCCCGCGGGGAGAGGCGCGGCCACCCCCGCCTCGTCGCCTGGAAGGAAGAACTGCTCCAGGGCCTTCTCGCACCGCACGCCGCCGCCCCGGCCGACGTCTGA
- a CDS encoding NrtA/SsuA/CpmA family ABC transporter substrate-binding protein: protein MTVNRPSARSTTGASPLLSGKLSRRGVLAAGGLAALAPALAACGGGSRPGSASLADGVPQKLRYAVIGSGKTGIPAALRYKFEGVDLGKELGGTTVSWPSGFTASLPVMEALKSGSVDFTFATATAVAYAIGGGVPIVPLAAYPLPSNEVEILVPQNSPIQGAADLKGKRVADQQGTTGTYSLIKYLETAGLRLDDVEYVNLPAADAESAFANGKVDAWISWTPAISLGRARHKARSLPKVRTYDHTFYVASESFVEEFPEAAAKVVRVIRDTQRRINARPEAAVDFFDKIGGFGSEDLERKVFLEVTKDKRQSESLADTLGPVDSKASENTQDLADNFHDLGVYPSKIDVTGFLEDSRFDAIKKTVAAELAK from the coding sequence GTGACCGTGAACCGCCCGTCCGCCCGTTCGACCACCGGAGCCTCGCCACTCCTGTCCGGCAAGCTCTCGCGCCGCGGTGTCCTGGCCGCGGGCGGCCTCGCCGCCCTCGCCCCGGCCCTGGCCGCGTGCGGCGGTGGATCACGGCCCGGCTCCGCCTCGCTCGCCGACGGCGTGCCGCAGAAGCTGCGCTACGCGGTCATCGGCAGTGGCAAGACCGGCATCCCGGCGGCCCTGCGCTACAAGTTCGAGGGCGTGGACCTCGGCAAGGAACTCGGCGGCACCACCGTCTCCTGGCCGTCCGGGTTCACCGCCTCGCTGCCGGTCATGGAGGCGCTCAAGTCCGGCAGCGTCGACTTCACCTTCGCCACCGCCACCGCCGTGGCCTACGCGATCGGCGGCGGCGTGCCCATCGTGCCGCTCGCCGCCTACCCGCTGCCCTCCAACGAGGTCGAGATCCTGGTCCCCCAGAACTCGCCCATCCAGGGTGCCGCCGACCTCAAGGGCAAGCGGGTCGCCGACCAGCAGGGCACCACCGGCACCTACAGCCTCATCAAGTACCTGGAGACCGCCGGCCTGCGGCTGGACGACGTCGAGTACGTCAACCTGCCCGCCGCCGACGCCGAGTCGGCGTTCGCCAACGGCAAGGTGGACGCCTGGATCAGCTGGACCCCGGCCATCAGCCTGGGCCGCGCCCGGCACAAGGCACGCTCGCTGCCGAAGGTCAGGACCTACGACCACACCTTCTACGTGGCGAGCGAGTCGTTCGTCGAGGAGTTCCCGGAGGCCGCCGCGAAGGTCGTCCGCGTCATCCGGGACACCCAGCGCCGCATCAACGCCCGCCCCGAGGCCGCCGTCGACTTCTTCGACAAGATCGGTGGATTCGGCTCGGAGGACCTCGAACGCAAGGTCTTCCTCGAGGTGACCAAGGACAAGCGGCAGTCGGAGTCCCTCGCCGACACGCTCGGACCGGTGGACAGCAAGGCGAGCGAGAACACCCAGGACCTGGCCGACAACTTCCACGACCTGGGCGTCTACCCGTCGAAGATCGACGTGACCGGATTCCTGGAGGACTCGCGGTTCGACGCGATCAAGAAGACGGTGGCCGCCGAACTGGCCAAGTGA
- a CDS encoding LLM class flavin-dependent oxidoreductase — protein sequence MSTPQNKMHLAAFVTAGPGRPGGWRHPGSEPGWLSASYYQHIGRVLEQGKFDLMFLPDILSVPDRLGGSMDSQLRYGALGSLRLDPTPVLSAVAAATTHLGLAATVSTSYFDPFPVARSLSTLDHLSDGRAAWNVVTSFQDSEARNFGEDRHIDRDQRYARADEFLEVACKLWDSWEDDALVFDAETPLFADPDRVHSIDHKGDWFNVRGPLNTPRSPQGYPVIIQAGASPKGRDFAARWSDVIFCSHASLESAKDFYQDIKARAVAHGRRAEDIKILPMATPIIGPTTEAARETEARLFELVPPLAGLSTLAYHLDIDLSELPLDEPLPDVDVPGVQGHYQEVVEMTRREGLTLRELGKKYGGRTEGSFVGTAAEVTDGMAQWFTEGACDGFTIGSVHTPGAFEDFVRQVVPELQNRGLFRTEYEGSTLRDHLALERPETGQWHDRRHGNADGDNG from the coding sequence GTGAGCACCCCCCAGAACAAGATGCACCTCGCCGCCTTCGTGACCGCGGGCCCCGGCCGGCCCGGCGGCTGGCGCCACCCCGGATCCGAGCCCGGCTGGCTGTCGGCCTCCTACTACCAGCACATCGGCCGCGTGCTCGAACAGGGCAAGTTCGACCTGATGTTCCTCCCGGACATCCTGTCCGTGCCGGACCGCCTCGGCGGCAGCATGGACAGCCAGCTGCGCTACGGTGCCCTCGGCTCCCTGCGGCTGGACCCGACGCCCGTGCTGTCGGCGGTCGCCGCCGCCACCACCCACCTCGGCCTCGCCGCCACGGTCTCCACCAGCTACTTCGACCCCTTCCCGGTGGCGCGCTCCCTCTCCACGCTGGACCACCTCAGCGACGGCCGCGCCGCCTGGAACGTGGTGACCTCCTTCCAGGACTCCGAGGCCCGCAACTTCGGCGAGGACCGGCACATCGACCGCGACCAGCGCTACGCGCGGGCCGACGAGTTCCTCGAGGTGGCCTGCAAGCTCTGGGACAGCTGGGAGGACGACGCCCTCGTCTTCGACGCCGAGACCCCGCTGTTCGCCGACCCCGACCGGGTCCACAGCATCGACCACAAGGGCGACTGGTTCAACGTCCGCGGCCCGCTGAACACCCCGCGCTCGCCCCAGGGCTACCCGGTGATCATCCAGGCCGGCGCCTCCCCGAAGGGCCGCGACTTCGCCGCGCGCTGGTCCGACGTCATCTTCTGCAGCCACGCCTCGCTGGAGTCGGCCAAGGACTTCTACCAGGACATCAAGGCCCGCGCCGTGGCCCACGGCCGCCGCGCCGAGGACATCAAGATCCTCCCCATGGCGACCCCCATCATCGGCCCCACCACCGAGGCGGCCCGGGAGACCGAGGCGCGCCTGTTCGAACTGGTCCCGCCGCTGGCCGGCCTGTCCACCCTCGCCTACCACCTGGACATCGACCTCTCGGAGCTGCCGCTCGACGAGCCGCTGCCCGACGTCGACGTCCCCGGCGTCCAGGGTCACTACCAGGAAGTCGTGGAGATGACCCGGCGCGAGGGCCTGACCCTGCGCGAGCTGGGCAAGAAGTACGGCGGCCGCACCGAGGGATCGTTCGTCGGCACCGCCGCCGAGGTCACCGACGGCATGGCGCAGTGGTTCACCGAGGGCGCCTGCGACGGCTTCACCATCGGGTCCGTCCACACCCCGGGCGCCTTCGAGGACTTCGTCCGCCAGGTCGTGCCCGAGCTCCAGAACCGCGGCCTGTTCCGCACGGAGTACGAGGGCAGCACCCTGCGCGACCACCTCGCCCTGGAGCGCCCCGAGACCGGGCAGTGGCACGACCGCCGCCACGGCAACGCCGACGGCGACAACGGCTGA
- a CDS encoding OsmC family protein: MTAAGDITSITGRTTDTPGRLLVTARTNHFVSDARTGPGEAVQAGELLLSSLASCSLSNIQLHAEERGSGLTGGRAEVSYQRDPQDPTRYTYLRIELLLEGVDQDEADVLVGLFTDSCPIYNTLRRGGHVDVAARVREPLADAA; encoded by the coding sequence ATGACAGCAGCAGGCGACATCACGAGCATCACCGGCCGCACCACCGACACCCCGGGGCGCCTGCTGGTGACCGCCCGGACGAACCACTTCGTCTCCGACGCCCGCACCGGCCCGGGAGAGGCCGTCCAGGCAGGAGAGCTGCTGCTGTCCTCCCTGGCCTCCTGCTCCCTGAGCAACATCCAGCTCCATGCCGAGGAACGCGGCTCGGGCCTGACCGGGGGCCGGGCCGAGGTCAGCTACCAGCGGGACCCGCAGGACCCCACCCGCTACACGTACCTGCGGATCGAGCTACTGCTCGAGGGAGTCGACCAGGACGAGGCCGATGTCCTGGTCGGGCTCTTCACCGACAGTTGCCCGATCTACAACACCCTGCGCCGGGGCGGCCACGTCGACGTGGCCGCCCGGGTGCGGGAACCGCTCGCCGACGCCGCCTGA
- the ssuE gene encoding NADPH-dependent FMN reductase: MATVLSVSGSPSATSRTARLVRHLDARLTARGHEVIPLDVRTLPAEALLGADFGHPAIREATALFERADGVVIGTPVYKAAYSGLLKSLLDLLPQYALTGRTVLPLATGGSTAHVLAVDYALRPVLASMGAEHITPGWFVLDKHLATAPDGTLDIEPETARHLERVVDGFASALERSVLQPAA; this comes from the coding sequence GTGGCCACCGTCCTGTCCGTCTCCGGCAGCCCCTCCGCCACATCCCGCACCGCCCGCCTGGTCCGCCACCTGGACGCGCGGCTGACCGCCAGAGGCCACGAAGTGATCCCGCTGGACGTACGCACCCTGCCCGCCGAGGCGCTGCTCGGTGCCGACTTCGGCCATCCCGCGATCCGCGAGGCCACCGCCCTGTTCGAACGTGCCGACGGTGTGGTGATCGGCACCCCCGTCTACAAGGCGGCCTACTCCGGCCTGCTCAAGTCCCTTCTCGACCTGCTCCCGCAGTACGCCCTGACCGGCCGGACCGTACTGCCCCTGGCCACCGGCGGCTCCACCGCCCACGTCCTGGCCGTCGACTACGCACTGCGCCCGGTCCTCGCCTCGATGGGCGCCGAGCACATCACCCCCGGCTGGTTCGTCCTCGACAAGCACCTGGCCACCGCCCCGGACGGCACCCTGGACATCGAACCGGAGACCGCCCGCCACCTCGAACGCGTCGTCGACGGCTTCGCCTCCGCCCTGGAACGCAGCGTCCTCCAGCCCGCCGCCTGA
- a CDS encoding HsdM family class I SAM-dependent methyltransferase, producing MTDNAAPPVGPLVTGSEIARLAGVTRAAVSNWRRRYDDFPAAAGGAANSPLYALAEVQEWLDKQRKGQEVSPEVELWQAMRAAYGEQMVAGLAEVASALAGESGQGLPEDVATRVRELARTEAPVDLVKALTERFTDSARRAGSDQVTSERVVRAMCHLAPELRSDATVFDPACGIGVLLLSVASEAGARCCGQETDADSARFAQLRADLLGRSGVRIAAGDSLRADEWPDLKADLVVCDPPTGVTEWGREELLLDSRWELGTPSKAEGELAWLQHAYAHTGPGGQVLMAMPASVAYRRAGRRIRAELVRRGIVRQVVALPPGTATSHALPVHLWCLRRPENTGAADTNQTVRMVDLTGNSPDGSLEPRPDQVADVPLIELLDETVDLTPGNHLRSRHRDYPGEYAALREELEDQVRRLATLLPALAPGGEPGSLDGATTSVADLARAGLVAYDGPEPVSASEQLDTDYLRGFLRSSVNARRSTSASGTYRLDGRGSRIPRMGIDEQRRYGTAFRSLSAFEEGMRKVDELSRQLADVARDGLAAGALVPEE from the coding sequence ATGACGGACAATGCCGCCCCACCGGTAGGCCCTCTTGTCACCGGTTCCGAGATTGCCCGGTTGGCCGGAGTCACTCGGGCCGCTGTCTCCAACTGGCGGCGGCGCTACGACGACTTCCCCGCTGCGGCGGGAGGTGCCGCGAACAGTCCGCTCTACGCGCTCGCCGAGGTCCAGGAATGGCTGGACAAGCAGCGCAAGGGCCAAGAGGTGTCACCCGAGGTCGAGTTGTGGCAGGCCATGCGAGCCGCGTACGGGGAACAGATGGTCGCGGGTCTGGCCGAGGTGGCCTCGGCACTGGCCGGAGAAAGTGGGCAGGGCCTGCCGGAGGACGTCGCCACCCGTGTGCGAGAACTCGCCCGGACCGAAGCGCCCGTCGACCTTGTGAAAGCACTGACGGAACGTTTCACGGACTCCGCTCGGCGTGCGGGATCGGACCAGGTGACGTCCGAGCGCGTGGTGCGCGCCATGTGTCACCTCGCTCCCGAACTGCGGTCCGACGCCACGGTGTTCGATCCCGCCTGCGGCATCGGGGTGCTGCTCCTGTCCGTCGCCTCCGAAGCGGGAGCGCGCTGCTGCGGCCAGGAGACGGATGCCGACAGTGCCCGCTTCGCGCAGCTCCGCGCCGACCTCCTGGGCCGATCGGGCGTGCGCATCGCGGCAGGTGACTCCCTGCGCGCGGACGAATGGCCGGATCTCAAGGCGGACCTGGTCGTCTGCGACCCGCCGACCGGCGTGACCGAGTGGGGGCGGGAGGAACTGCTGCTCGACTCCCGCTGGGAACTCGGTACCCCGTCCAAGGCCGAAGGGGAGCTGGCGTGGCTCCAGCACGCCTACGCGCACACCGGGCCCGGCGGCCAGGTCCTCATGGCCATGCCTGCCTCGGTCGCCTACCGCAGGGCGGGCCGCCGCATCCGGGCAGAGCTCGTACGCCGGGGGATCGTGCGCCAAGTGGTCGCCCTGCCGCCGGGCACGGCGACCTCTCACGCCCTGCCCGTTCATCTGTGGTGTCTGAGGCGCCCCGAGAACACGGGAGCCGCGGACACGAACCAGACCGTGCGCATGGTCGACCTGACCGGCAACAGCCCCGACGGGAGCCTGGAACCACGCCCCGACCAGGTCGCCGACGTGCCGCTGATCGAACTCCTCGACGAGACCGTCGACCTGACCCCCGGCAACCATCTCCGGTCCCGGCACCGCGACTATCCCGGTGAGTACGCCGCCCTGCGCGAGGAACTGGAGGACCAGGTCCGTCGGCTCGCCACCCTTCTGCCCGCACTCGCGCCGGGTGGCGAACCGGGCTCACTGGACGGTGCCACCACCAGCGTCGCGGATCTCGCCCGCGCCGGACTCGTCGCGTACGACGGTCCGGAGCCGGTCTCGGCCAGCGAGCAGCTCGACACGGACTATCTGCGGGGATTCCTGCGCAGCTCCGTCAACGCCCGCCGGTCCACCAGTGCCAGCGGTACCTACCGACTCGACGGCAGGGGTTCACGCATTCCCCGCATGGGCATCGACGAGCAGCGTCGGTACGGCACCGCCTTCCGGTCCCTGTCCGCGTTCGAGGAAGGCATGCGCAAGGTCGACGAGCTGAGCCGGCAGCTCGCCGACGTCGCCCGTGACGGCCTCGCCGCGGGCGCTCTGGTGCCGGAGGAGTGA